From Nicotiana tabacum cultivar K326 chromosome 20, ASM71507v2, whole genome shotgun sequence, one genomic window encodes:
- the LOC107803743 gene encoding protein TWIN LOV 1-like isoform X1, translated as MESQLGLIEQSFNVRYSDGVKEALDELPDSFTITDPSICGHPIVYASRGFLKMFGYNKNEVIGRNGRVFQGPKTNRRAVMEIREAIREERAIEISLLNYRKDGAPFWMLFHMCPVYSEKDGRVVHFLGIQVPILRRRKSSGGGIGKNGVCNDGGGNNCRESAFRCCRREVCSNLVMEMDRALSLDSVSGLDCTEVDVEGPCEASDHEKRKASVAVNNIISVLANYSELTGRLVGDKRCCQSGTSLLSASLNISFGRIKQSFVLTDAHLPDMPIVYASDAFLRLTGFSRHEVLGRNCRFLSGEDTDRSTQFQIRHCIQNEQPCTVHILNYRKDGTSFWNFLHISPVRNASGKVAYFVGIQIEDTSEAGGKQGLNPEMRQRSVVAAVKVAVRGLSMGASTS; from the exons ATGGAATCACAACTGGGTTTAATTGAACAATCCTTTAATGTTAGATATTCAGATGGGGTTAAAGAAGCACTTGATGAATTGCCTGATAGTTTTACCATTACTGATCCCTCTATTTGTGGTCACCCTATTGTTTATGCCTCAAGGGGTTTCTTGAAAATGTTTGGTTATAACAAGAATGAGGTGATTGGGAGGAATGGAAGGGTATTTCAGGGTCCTAAGACTAATCGAAGAGCGGTTATGGAGATTAGGGAGGCGATTCGAGAGGAGAGGGCTATAGAAATCAGTTTATTGAATTATAGGAAGGATGGGGCACCCTTTTGGATGTTGTTTCATATGTGTCCTGTTTATAGTGAAAAAGATGGGAGGGTGGTTCATTTCTTGGGAATTCAAGTGCCTATTTTGAGGAGGAGAAAGTCGTCGGGAGGTGGAATTGGGAAGAATGGAGTATGCAATGATGGAGGTGGTAATAATTGCAGGGAGTCTGCCTTTAGGTGTTGTAGGAGGGAAGTTTGCTCGAATTTGGTTATGGAAATGGATAGAGCATTATCGCTTGATTCGGTTTCAGGGTTGGATTGTACAG AAGTAGATGTTGAAGGGCCCTGTGAAGCAAGTGATCACGAGAAGAGAAAAGCCAGTGTTGCGGTTAACAACATAATATCCGTGCTGGCAAACTACAGTGAGTTGACAGGCAGACTGGTTGGTGACAAGAGATGCTGTCAATCTGGAACGAGTCTGCTCAGTGCTTCCTTAAATATATCTTTTGGTAGAATAAAACAAAGCTTTGTATT AACCGATGCGCACTTACCTGACATGCCAATTGTCTATGCAAGTGATGCCTTCCTAAGATTAACAG GCTTCTCGAGACATGAAGTATTGGGCCGTAATTGTAGGTTTTTAAGTGGGGAAGATACAGACAGAAGTACACAATTTCAG ATAAGACATTGCATCCAAAATGAACAACCATGTACTGTACATATCTTAAATTACAG AAAAGACGGAACATCATTTTGGAATTTTCTTCACATTTCACCGGTCCGGAATGCTTCAGGCAAG GTTGCATACTTTGTTGGCATTCAGATAGAAGATACAAGCGAGGCTGGGGGGAAACAAGGGCTAAATCCGGAGATGAGGCAGCGCAGTGTTGTAGCTGCTGTAAAGGTTGCTGTAAGAGGCTTGTCAATGGGTGCAAGCACCTCCTAG
- the LOC107803743 gene encoding protein TWIN LOV 1-like isoform X2, translating to MESQLGLIEQSFNVRYSDGVKEALDELPDSFTITDPSICGHPIVYASRGFLKMFGYNKNEVIGRNGRVFQGPKTNRRAVMEIREAIREERAIEISLLNYRKDGAPFWMLFHMCPVYSEKDGRVVHFLGIQVPILRRRKSSGGGIGKNGVCNDGGGNNCRESAFRCCRREVCSNLVMEMDRALSLDSVSGLDCTEVDVEGPCEASDHEKRKASVAVNNIISVLANYSELTGRLVGDKRCCQSGTSLLSASLNISFGRIKQSFVLTDAHLPDMPIVYASDAFLRLTGFSRHEVLGRNCRFLSGEDTDRSTQFQAQSLGGCIFAFRKDGTSFWNFLHISPVRNASGKVAYFVGIQIEDTSEAGGKQGLNPEMRQRSVVAAVKVAVRGLSMGASTS from the exons ATGGAATCACAACTGGGTTTAATTGAACAATCCTTTAATGTTAGATATTCAGATGGGGTTAAAGAAGCACTTGATGAATTGCCTGATAGTTTTACCATTACTGATCCCTCTATTTGTGGTCACCCTATTGTTTATGCCTCAAGGGGTTTCTTGAAAATGTTTGGTTATAACAAGAATGAGGTGATTGGGAGGAATGGAAGGGTATTTCAGGGTCCTAAGACTAATCGAAGAGCGGTTATGGAGATTAGGGAGGCGATTCGAGAGGAGAGGGCTATAGAAATCAGTTTATTGAATTATAGGAAGGATGGGGCACCCTTTTGGATGTTGTTTCATATGTGTCCTGTTTATAGTGAAAAAGATGGGAGGGTGGTTCATTTCTTGGGAATTCAAGTGCCTATTTTGAGGAGGAGAAAGTCGTCGGGAGGTGGAATTGGGAAGAATGGAGTATGCAATGATGGAGGTGGTAATAATTGCAGGGAGTCTGCCTTTAGGTGTTGTAGGAGGGAAGTTTGCTCGAATTTGGTTATGGAAATGGATAGAGCATTATCGCTTGATTCGGTTTCAGGGTTGGATTGTACAG AAGTAGATGTTGAAGGGCCCTGTGAAGCAAGTGATCACGAGAAGAGAAAAGCCAGTGTTGCGGTTAACAACATAATATCCGTGCTGGCAAACTACAGTGAGTTGACAGGCAGACTGGTTGGTGACAAGAGATGCTGTCAATCTGGAACGAGTCTGCTCAGTGCTTCCTTAAATATATCTTTTGGTAGAATAAAACAAAGCTTTGTATT AACCGATGCGCACTTACCTGACATGCCAATTGTCTATGCAAGTGATGCCTTCCTAAGATTAACAG GCTTCTCGAGACATGAAGTATTGGGCCGTAATTGTAGGTTTTTAAGTGGGGAAGATACAGACAGAAGTACACAATTTCAG GCTCAATCTCTTGGTGGCTGCATATTTGCTTTCAGAAAAGACGGAACATCATTTTGGAATTTTCTTCACATTTCACCGGTCCGGAATGCTTCAGGCAAG GTTGCATACTTTGTTGGCATTCAGATAGAAGATACAAGCGAGGCTGGGGGGAAACAAGGGCTAAATCCGGAGATGAGGCAGCGCAGTGTTGTAGCTGCTGTAAAGGTTGCTGTAAGAGGCTTGTCAATGGGTGCAAGCACCTCCTAG